In Candidatus Roseilinea sp., one DNA window encodes the following:
- a CDS encoding hypothetical protein (possible pseudo, frameshifted) has translation MASGRRGDDQGPAGGGEKTGKNPTDRAKRGVKRSLLVDEQGVPLSIVVSGANTPDSALLESTLDAMPVERPDPQTVPQNLCLDKAYSGEPCRQVAQAHGYEIHVPDKENAPKNAGASRADASRAAGWSK, from the coding sequence GTGGCAAGCGGGCGACGGGGCGATGACCAAGGCCCCGCTGGGGGGGGCGAAAAGACAGGCAAAAACCCTACGGATCGCGCCAAAAGGGGCGTCAAGCGCAGTCTGTTGGTGGATGAGCAGGGTGTGCCGTTGTCGATCGTGGTCAGCGGGGCGAACACGCCGGATAGCGCGTTGCTGGAGTCCACGCTGGATGCCATGCCGGTGGAGCGACCTGACCCGCAAACCGTCCCGCAGAATCTGTGTCTGGACAAAGCTTACAGCGGCGAACCCTGCCGTCAGGTGGCGCAGGCACATGGCTACGAAATCCATGTGCCGGACAAGGAGAACGCCCCAAAAAACGCCGGCGCAAGCCGGGCCGACGCAAGTCGCGCCGCTGGGTGGTCGAAGTGA